Part of the Salinimonas lutimaris genome, TCTTCGCGGAGAAGCTTCCAGTTTCTTGAGTCTTCTGCAAAGTGAAGCTGCATCAAAAATAACTGGGTATCTATAAACTTTTCAAGATAAGTATCTAGGCAAGGAAGTTGATTGCCTTTACTACTATTTATTGATTTTAAAGTGGGAACTAAATTCCATGCTTTGTTATGACAAACAAATGACCATGGAATGAAATGATCTAAAGATAATGCTTTTGGGCTTAGCGTTTTATCACTATATATACATTTAACCTTTTTCTTTTCTAGGATATCTATCCAGCACTGCCTTTGTCTATCGAGAGGGGGTCTATCGATTGGAGGGTGAGTTTTAAATACTATAGCTGGTATGTTGGGTTTTTCTTTTGTAGGAATTCCACCCACTCTTTTTGTAGATAACTCAATAGTAGAGGACTATGAGAAGTAATGAAATCACACCAGCACGGATGTATATGTATGTTGTTTGAAAACGCTTCTATTTTATATAATGGTCTTCGGGATTCATAATATACTAACGCACTCTCTTGAATTATTTTGTTTTTCTGGGAGTCGGGCCTGCTTCGTAGCTCGCTAGTGAAAAATGGGGTTAAAAGCCTAAATTTAACATAACGCGAAAGAGCGCTTGAAAGTTGCTCAAGATCTATCTTGCTCTTAATTTGCTTACGCAGTATTTCTGAAAATTTAGGAGAGGTTATAGGTGTTTTTTCGTTAATCTCAAAGTTATTTTTATCAAAAAGGGTTGAAATTTTATCCTGACAGCCAAAAGAAAGTTTAAAATATTGATTAGGGTACCAAGCTTCTACCATTATATCTAACACGATTTCATTTATATCAAGGATACTTTCGCCGTTGGTCACCCTTGTTAATATAGACTTCAGAAACAGAAACTTGTATGAAGTCGTGGTGTATTTAAATAACGCGATATATTTACTGGTTAGCTCTTTGTTAAGGAAGTTATTCAAATTACTAAGCCTTAATAGGTGACGATATAAATTCATTTTTATTTTCAAGGCGTAGATTGTCTTTTTCTTCTATATAATCAAAAAAATCAACATCTTGCTCTCCCATTTTTATCTTAACACGCTCTTTTAGTCGCGGCGCTGCTGCTTTGTCAAAATTTTCATACCCTAACAAGGTAAGTTTTCCCGAAGTGATATGTATTTTGATTAACTGGATATCTTCGAGCTCGCCATACAGCTGCAACGCTGAGCTAATGTATATGCGTAGAAGTGGAGACAATAGGTCTAGATATTGTTTGTGAAGCGTTAAAGAGTGTGGCTGACCAAGCTCTTCAGACAGTACGCTTTTGGGTAAACTTGCATGAGCTTTCAAACATTCTTCTTCTATTCGTTGTATATCGGCTATCTGAAACAGTAACTCTGTAGCCTGCGCTTGAGCACTTTTGTTGGTTCCGAAGAAAGTTTTGATGTCTCTCTTTGTCTGCTCTGGTAAGTTTGTGTAAGGTTTTCTTTTACCAAATAAGCCAACAGCAAAATAGACAAGTAAGTCCTCAGTTCGCATTTGGCGTGCAATATTAAGGTCATCCGAACCGAAATAAGCCTGTGTTAGGCGAAAAGCTTTTTTTATTGAGCCAAATAGCTCAATGAGCTCATCAGTTCGTTCAAACTCATCTTTCGCAGGGCACCTAGCAAGTAAGAGGCAATGTTTCCAAAACGCTTCGAAGAGTTCGCTATGTTTGGTTACTAAAAGTTGAGTCTTAGCCTTTTCTAAGTCTACGGGTTTCGCCTTTTGCTCCCAGGAATACTGCCGCTTATGTCGGTGCTGCAAAAATGCCTGCTCGAGTTGCTTATCCCTGAAAACAAAGTAAATTCCAGGGGCAACTGCGATGGGTTCTTCTTCAATACTTAGCTCAATGAACATTTTCAGTTCACTTTGCGTGTAGTACTTTTGGAAGGTGTTGCGGCTGGTAATAATGCCGTCTTTATAAGGCGTGAATCGTGCTAAGTAGCTCTCATTTGCGAGCATAGCAGATACGACTAGGAGTTTATCTGCAAGTTGCCATGCACCTTGCAGTGCTTCAGTTCGCTCATGCCTGTCTTCAATAACATTGATAACAAAACCAATATTAACAATGTCGGCATTAACCTTGTCTGCATCAGGAAGAAAGTTGGGATCCCATCCAAGAGCATCCAGGCCGTGTGCCTCGAGTTCTCTCAAGTCATCGCCGCGACCGCAACCGTAGTCAAAGATAGAATAGTCGCCTTCAAGATAACCATGTTTAGCTAATGACTTCATCGGCGCAGAAAGATCATGCCGAGCTATAGCGGTTTTGTCTCTTTCTATTTTTGTTGAATCCGAATTTTGAAGTAGTGCAGAGTTACGAAATAGTCTACCGTCTACTAGTTCGTAACCATGAGAATGGATTAAAGCCTCCCACGACGCTTTAAAACCAATGTGTCTAGGCTTCTCGTAAAGGCCTGCCTGCTCACCTTCCTGCGTGATATGGACAAAATCTTCATAATGTCGATAACTAGGTAAAACCATCGTTTCTTTACGATGAAGAATAGGAGGGTTATCGTAATTGGCGTAATCAGTAATCTTGTGAGTGAGTTTTTGCAGGTCTACAGTCACGCTTTGCTTTATTGGGGGGTAAGACTCTGTATCGAAAGTAGGGTAAGAAAGTAGGCTTAATGAAAACTGACGTTTAGACAGCTTAACCAAGTTCCAGTCTTCTCTAGGGACTTTCAGTGCTTTCCCAACCGCTAAGATGATATTTCGTAGTTTTTCCGGAATATGCTCAAGAGTATTTTCGTGGATATAAATCGCGTCAGGCAAATTTTTGCCCACTTTTACTTCTGTTATCAGTGTTTTAAATAGGGCTGAGTCCATTATAAAGTCTCTGCAAGTTGGATCGCTTTATCTCCGTAAGCTTTTGCTCCAGGATATCTACGATTTGTTTGGCTCATCTTCATAATCTGTAGGTGTCGCAATGAATCTGTTAAATGGATACTGACATGAATTGGCTTATCATCTCCATAAAAATAGATTCGGTCGTACTCCAGTGTTTGTGCGATAAAGCAAACAATTTTAGATGATGGTATTTCATCTACGTAAAAATCACATGCAGCACCGCCTCGCGAGCAAATCTGATTGTTCTTACTGTTTACCTCAAATGCGCTGTGCTGATCTAGTTCAGGCGCGGTACCTTTCGGTGCATTTTTCTGAATATACTTCTTTAATTCAAATGTGGTAAATCCATAAGTTATTTTTGGTTGTCCAATTACTCTCTGTACTGGAATTAAAATTGTGTACAGCAACTTTTCTAGAGCTTGTTGCGAGGTTTTGATGAGCGGCAGATTGTCTCCGGTGAAGCTATGTTTTGTCGTATGCCATTCAATCAATGCACGTCCGAGGGGCTCACTAAGCAGTGGGCAAGTTTTGGTTACCGCATCAATAGGTTGCGCGGAGTCAGCAACACCTTTTTTAGGGCTCACACTCATAGCTACTCCATGTGTTGAAGTAATACGGTTTCCCAGTGCACATCGCTACGCTTAAGCTGGTCGATGTTGCGGCTGGAAGCATTGGTTATTTTTAAATTAAATTGTGCTGCAAGTTCCTGTATTTCTTCTATTGATACCGGGAACATTGGCCGCTTTGGATCAGACGGGCCAAACCGTAAGCTGATAACTAAAGTGCCTTGTAAGTCTAATTTGCTCGCTAGTGCGGCCATGGCAGGCTCGCGCTGAGCGTCAGGAAGATGCATCCACACCGCCGAAAGCAATATGAGCGAATAGTGATGAGGAGTGGCTGGTAAGTTAGCCAGATGCGGTAGCGATGCATCACACCACCGAATATGCGGATGGGGGAGTTTACTGGCCAACAACCTTAATTGTTCGGCTGGCTCTACCGCCGTGACCTGCCAGCCTTGTTCAGCCAACCAGCGTGCGTCGCGTCCGCTACCGGCTCCCACATCTAATGCATATTCAACGGGTAAATTTGCGAGGTGTTGATACCAGCTAGCATGAACTTCGGTAGCATCAACAGAGTCGTATTGAGTTAAAAATTGCTGGGCATTTTCGCTGTAGTAATTGATCGTATTGTTCAAAAAAAATTCCTGCTGCATTCCTTGCAGCGCATAGTTCTGAATCACTACAGACTACCATCTACCTTTTAAGCAAGGTAACACTCTTTATACAAAATAGCCGGGCAATAAAAGCGTTTTTATTTTTCTAAGTTCTGACGGCGTTAATCTTCTTTTAATGTTCCCTACAAGTCTCTTTCATCCAGCATCGGTATGCTTGGTCTCAAGGTTATTCAAATTGTTCTTCCACCTTTGGACGATAAAGAGGCTTACTATGAACATGCGTAATAAAACAAAAGCTTTACAGTTAAGTGCGGTGGCGGCGGCGGTGTTGCTGGTTAGTGGCTGTGCGGCAGTGGCTGATACTAATGAGCGCTCGCAGCAGGTTTCTAACGATGCGGCGCAAACCCACACAATGGCCGACAACACCCTGATTTATTCTGACCAGTGTATAACCGAGCGTGAAGTGGTGAACGCCCAGAAAATGTGGGGTAGCGGTATTGTCAGAATTGGGCAGGTGTACACCGATGGCGGCGATTACAGTAAAGAAGCCGGCGATTTTATTCAGCAGATGTATGGCTATGATTTGAGCAGCGTATTGTTTAAGCCTACGCTGGCGGCAAACGACCAGTTTCGGTCCAGCTTTGATGCTGCGCTGTCTTACTTTGTGGGCGGCAACGAAGCTTATGCCGAGGATAAGGGCTTTGCCATTAAACCCTATACCAAGGTAAAGTTTGATAATGTGGGCATTATTAATAATAGCTGCCGTATGGCTGTGGCCATGGGCAACTACTTTTTTACCGATACTGGCGGTGGTGAGACCAAAGTGGAATACACATTTGCCTATGTAAAAGATAACGAAGGTGACTTGCGTATTGTGGCTCACCAGTCATCACTGCCGTATAACCCCGCCAACTAATGTTGTTGTTATCAGGCAGGCGCTGTGTATGTAGCGCCTGCCTTTTTATTGTAAAACCTGTCTTTCGATCAGTATCCGTCATTGTTCATAGCACTTATTGTGTGGCTACAAGGAGGGTACATGACCTGCACTTACTATATATTGTTTATTCTGGGGCTGCTAAGCGCCAGTGCTGGCGCTGCCCCGCGTGCTGAAACCGGCCCAATGCAGCTGGCATCAGTGTTCAGCGAGCCTGTACAGATACAAAACTACCTGGTAAGTGAAAAGCTCGACGGCATTCGGGCTCGCTGGACGGGCAAAGAGCTATTGACCCGTAATGGTCACCGAATTCATGCGCCCGCCTGGTTTACTGCTGACTGGCCGGCTGTGCCGCTGGATGGTGAGCTATGGTCGGCGCGAGGCGCGTTTGAAACTATTGCCTCGGTGGTGATGTCTGACACACCGGATAAGCGCTGGCAAACCATAACGATGATGGTGTTTGACTGGCCAGAACCTGATACGCCTTTTTACCAGCGTGCTGAGTACATAGCGAGATTGAT contains:
- a CDS encoding HNH endonuclease domain-containing protein produces the protein MGGIPTKEKPNIPAIVFKTHPPIDRPPLDRQRQCWIDILEKKKVKCIYSDKTLSPKALSLDHFIPWSFVCHNKAWNLVPTLKSINSSKGNQLPCLDTYLEKFIDTQLFLMQLHFAEDSRNWKLLREDLAVDLKLDPGEIYTSPNQFRDKLASTVISQHTLAQQLGFQNWNLQH
- a CDS encoding DNA phosphorothioation-associated putative methyltransferase — its product is MDSALFKTLITEVKVGKNLPDAIYIHENTLEHIPEKLRNIILAVGKALKVPREDWNLVKLSKRQFSLSLLSYPTFDTESYPPIKQSVTVDLQKLTHKITDYANYDNPPILHRKETMVLPSYRHYEDFVHITQEGEQAGLYEKPRHIGFKASWEALIHSHGYELVDGRLFRNSALLQNSDSTKIERDKTAIARHDLSAPMKSLAKHGYLEGDYSIFDYGCGRGDDLRELEAHGLDALGWDPNFLPDADKVNADIVNIGFVINVIEDRHERTEALQGAWQLADKLLVVSAMLANESYLARFTPYKDGIITSRNTFQKYYTQSELKMFIELSIEEEPIAVAPGIYFVFRDKQLEQAFLQHRHKRQYSWEQKAKPVDLEKAKTQLLVTKHSELFEAFWKHCLLLARCPAKDEFERTDELIELFGSIKKAFRLTQAYFGSDDLNIARQMRTEDLLVYFAVGLFGKRKPYTNLPEQTKRDIKTFFGTNKSAQAQATELLFQIADIQRIEEECLKAHASLPKSVLSEELGQPHSLTLHKQYLDLLSPLLRIYISSALQLYGELEDIQLIKIHITSGKLTLLGYENFDKAAAPRLKERVKIKMGEQDVDFFDYIEEKDNLRLENKNEFISSPIKA
- a CDS encoding class I SAM-dependent methyltransferase, translating into MIQNYALQGMQQEFFLNNTINYYSENAQQFLTQYDSVDATEVHASWYQHLANLPVEYALDVGAGSGRDARWLAEQGWQVTAVEPAEQLRLLASKLPHPHIRWCDASLPHLANLPATPHHYSLILLSAVWMHLPDAQREPAMAALASKLDLQGTLVISLRFGPSDPKRPMFPVSIEEIQELAAQFNLKITNASSRNIDQLKRSDVHWETVLLQHME
- a CDS encoding phosphoribosyl-AMP cyclohydrolase, encoding MRNKTKALQLSAVAAAVLLVSGCAAVADTNERSQQVSNDAAQTHTMADNTLIYSDQCITEREVVNAQKMWGSGIVRIGQVYTDGGDYSKEAGDFIQQMYGYDLSSVLFKPTLAANDQFRSSFDAALSYFVGGNEAYAEDKGFAIKPYTKVKFDNVGIINNSCRMAVAMGNYFFTDTGGGETKVEYTFAYVKDNEGDLRIVAHQSSLPYNPAN